The Geothrix sp. genome has a window encoding:
- the nuoL gene encoding NADH-quinone oxidoreductase subunit L has translation MNKYYWLIPILPLLGAAFNGLLGKRAGKGAVTVVGLGVVLGSLVLATSAFFAMKSMPDHRLALSYGEWMATGTLSVPFGLVIDSLSGTMMLIVTGIGFLIHLYSVGYMHGDEGYARFFSYLNLFVFFMLTLIMGSSLPLMFVGWEGVGLCSYLLIGYYYETDFAPQAGLKAFLTNRVGDLGVSIGMLVLFAAFGTLTISDILTQSGHLAPEVGFGVLTFATLMLFVGATGKSAQLPLYLWLPDAMAGPTPVSALIHAATMVTSGIYMICRLAPVFTLAPITMTVVAWVGAATALFAATIGLFQRDIKKVLAYSTVSQLGYMFLGLGAAGFAAGFFHVFTHAWFKALLFLGAGSVIHAMHHEQDLFKMGGLKTKTKITFLTMVAGTVAIMGFPGTSGFFSKDEILYLAYLKSPILWVIGVIGACCTSFYMWRLMALTFWGEPRDHHAYEHAHESPLTMTVPLMVLAVGSLLWGFWGVPEAFGGHFRIGEWLNSALTYGQTHGAHGHHEGPAVLLALISTTLGLLFGFLGWSKYKDGPAWELAFAAKFPFVHSLLLNKYFVDEGVELYLLRPIRWFGNVLWKLFDVIIIDGVGVNLPGALARVFGDFTALFQTGRVRNYALSMALGAAVLLYVFLK, from the coding sequence ATGAACAAGTATTACTGGCTCATTCCGATCCTCCCCCTGCTGGGCGCGGCCTTCAACGGCCTGCTGGGCAAGCGCGCCGGCAAGGGCGCCGTCACCGTCGTCGGCCTCGGCGTGGTGCTGGGCTCCCTGGTGCTGGCCACCTCGGCCTTCTTCGCCATGAAGAGCATGCCGGACCACCGCCTCGCCCTGAGCTACGGCGAGTGGATGGCCACCGGGACCCTGAGTGTCCCCTTCGGCTTGGTCATCGATTCCCTCAGCGGCACCATGATGCTTATCGTCACGGGCATCGGCTTCCTCATCCACCTCTACTCCGTGGGCTACATGCACGGGGATGAGGGCTACGCCCGGTTCTTCAGCTACCTGAACCTCTTCGTGTTCTTCATGCTCACCCTGATCATGGGCTCCAGCCTGCCGCTGATGTTCGTGGGCTGGGAGGGCGTGGGCCTCTGCTCCTACCTGCTCATCGGCTACTACTACGAGACGGACTTCGCGCCCCAGGCGGGCCTGAAGGCCTTCCTCACCAACCGCGTGGGCGACCTGGGCGTCTCCATCGGCATGCTGGTGCTCTTCGCCGCCTTCGGCACGCTGACCATCTCCGACATCCTGACCCAGTCCGGCCACCTGGCCCCCGAAGTGGGCTTCGGCGTCCTCACCTTCGCCACCCTGATGCTCTTCGTGGGCGCCACAGGCAAGAGCGCCCAGTTGCCCCTCTATCTCTGGCTGCCGGACGCCATGGCGGGCCCGACGCCCGTCAGCGCCCTCATCCACGCCGCCACCATGGTGACCAGCGGCATCTACATGATCTGCCGCCTGGCGCCCGTCTTCACCCTGGCCCCCATCACGATGACCGTGGTGGCCTGGGTGGGCGCGGCCACGGCGCTCTTTGCGGCCACCATCGGCCTCTTCCAGCGCGACATCAAGAAGGTGCTGGCCTACTCCACCGTCTCCCAGCTGGGCTACATGTTCCTGGGCCTGGGCGCGGCGGGCTTCGCGGCGGGCTTCTTCCATGTCTTCACCCACGCCTGGTTCAAGGCCCTCCTCTTCCTCGGCGCCGGCAGCGTGATCCACGCCATGCACCACGAGCAGGACCTGTTCAAGATGGGCGGGCTGAAGACCAAGACGAAGATCACCTTCCTCACCATGGTGGCCGGCACCGTCGCCATCATGGGCTTTCCGGGCACTTCGGGCTTCTTCAGCAAGGACGAGATCCTCTATCTGGCCTACCTGAAGTCCCCGATCCTCTGGGTGATCGGCGTGATCGGCGCCTGCTGCACCAGCTTCTACATGTGGCGCCTTATGGCCCTGACCTTCTGGGGCGAGCCCCGCGATCACCACGCCTATGAGCACGCCCACGAAAGCCCGCTCACCATGACGGTGCCGCTCATGGTGCTGGCCGTGGGCTCCCTGCTCTGGGGCTTCTGGGGCGTGCCCGAGGCCTTCGGCGGCCACTTCCGGATCGGCGAATGGCTGAACTCCGCCCTGACTTACGGCCAGACCCATGGCGCCCACGGGCACCACGAGGGGCCGGCGGTCCTGCTCGCCCTTATTTCCACGACCCTGGGCCTGCTTTTCGGTTTCCTGGGCTGGTCGAAGTATAAGGACGGCCCGGCCTGGGAACTGGCCTTCGCCGCGAAGTTCCCCTTCGTCCACAGCCTGCTGCTGAACAAGTACTTCGTGGATGAGGGCGTGGAGCTCTACCTGCTCCGCCCCATCCGCTGGTTCGGCAATGTGCTGTGGAAGCTCTTCGATGTGATCATCATCGACGGCGTGGGCGTGAACCTGCCGGGCGCGCTGGCCCGGGTGTTCGGGGACTTCACCGCCCTCTTCCAGACCGGCCGGGTGCGCAACTACGCGCTCAGCATGGCGCTGGGGGCCGCGGTCCTCCTCTATGTCTTCCTGAAGTAG
- the nuoK gene encoding NADH-quinone oxidoreductase subunit NuoK — MDAILHGGLQGYLVVALLLFALGLATVLLRRTLIMQFMGVELMLNAANVALLAFARFRSGDAQATVFYLFIIAVAACEAAIGLALIIGLYRHRDTTDSDRAASLKQ, encoded by the coding sequence ATGGACGCGATCCTCCACGGCGGCCTCCAGGGATACCTGGTGGTGGCCCTCCTGCTCTTCGCCCTGGGGCTGGCCACGGTGCTGCTGCGCCGCACCCTGATCATGCAGTTCATGGGTGTCGAGCTGATGCTCAACGCCGCCAATGTGGCCCTGCTGGCTTTCGCCCGCTTCCGGAGCGGGGATGCCCAGGCCACGGTGTTCTACCTCTTCATCATCGCCGTGGCCGCCTGCGAAGCGGCCATTGGTCTGGCGCTGATCATCGGCCTCTACCGTCACCGGGACACCACCGACTCGGACCGGGCCGCCAGCCTGAAGCAGTGA
- a CDS encoding ABC transporter permease, with product MRFLEFIKLALFAITRNKMRAFLTMLGIIVGVGAVIAMIGIGEGSKRASIALIQNMGSNMLTIFPGSGGNRFGPSAMGSADILLESDPPLIQQELAQSSVVAASAQVQTTRPIIFQNSNYVTQVQGTGPEFLQIRGWEVENGRFFTDTEVRGMAKVCVIGQTVKDNLFPNGEDPVGQTVRVGALPFQVVGVLEKKGAGMWGDQDDLIVAPYTTVMRKIMGRDKIQRIMVSAQEGKAELAEAEVTALLRQRMKVAPKDDNPFQIRKQDDIVQMQSQQAGILTALLAVAASISLVVGGIGISNIMLVSVTERTREIGIRRALGATQRSILWQFLIEAIVLSVLGGVIGIGFAYTAVFILQKFQVPAVTETWAVALGLGFSGVVGVAAGFLPAVKAAKLDVIDALRYE from the coding sequence ATGCGGTTCCTGGAGTTCATCAAGCTCGCGCTGTTCGCCATCACGCGCAACAAGATGCGCGCGTTTCTCACCATGCTCGGCATCATCGTGGGCGTGGGGGCGGTCATCGCCATGATCGGCATCGGCGAGGGTTCGAAGCGGGCCTCCATCGCCCTGATCCAGAACATGGGCTCCAACATGCTGACCATCTTCCCCGGCAGCGGCGGAAACCGCTTCGGCCCGTCGGCCATGGGCAGCGCGGACATCCTGCTGGAAAGCGACCCTCCCCTGATCCAGCAGGAGCTCGCACAGAGCAGCGTGGTGGCGGCCTCCGCCCAGGTCCAGACCACGCGGCCCATCATCTTCCAGAACAGCAACTATGTCACCCAGGTCCAGGGCACCGGCCCCGAGTTCCTCCAGATCCGGGGCTGGGAAGTTGAGAACGGGCGCTTCTTCACCGACACCGAAGTCCGCGGCATGGCCAAGGTCTGCGTCATCGGCCAGACCGTGAAGGACAACCTCTTCCCCAATGGCGAGGACCCCGTGGGCCAGACCGTGCGGGTGGGCGCGCTGCCCTTCCAGGTGGTCGGCGTGCTGGAGAAGAAGGGCGCCGGCATGTGGGGCGACCAGGATGACCTCATCGTGGCGCCCTACACCACGGTCATGCGCAAGATCATGGGGCGCGACAAGATCCAGCGCATCATGGTCAGCGCCCAGGAGGGAAAGGCCGAGCTGGCCGAAGCCGAGGTCACGGCCCTTCTGCGCCAGCGCATGAAGGTGGCGCCCAAGGACGACAACCCCTTCCAGATCCGCAAGCAGGACGACATCGTGCAGATGCAGAGCCAGCAGGCGGGCATCCTCACGGCCCTGCTGGCCGTGGCCGCCAGCATCTCTCTGGTGGTGGGCGGCATCGGCATCTCGAACATCATGCTGGTGAGCGTCACTGAGCGCACCCGGGAGATCGGCATCCGCCGGGCCCTGGGCGCCACCCAGCGGAGCATCCTCTGGCAGTTCCTCATCGAGGCCATCGTGCTCTCCGTGCTGGGCGGCGTCATCGGGATCGGATTCGCGTACACGGCCGTGTTCATCCTCCAGAAGTTCCAGGTGCCCGCCGTGACCGAAACCTGGGCCGTGGCCCTGGGCCTGGGCTTCTCCGGGGTGGTGGGCGTGGCGGCCGGCTTCCTGCCCGCCGTGAAGGCCGCGAAGCTGGATGTGATCGACGCCCTGCGGTACGAGTGA
- a CDS encoding MFS transporter: protein MAEAGTPHDPYAALRDGSYRWFIASMGLVTLGLQMQGVVVGWQVYDRTGDPLALGLVGLSEALPFLALALFGGHAADRMNRLRLCMASTLGLALCSALLWGFSWQFQVGPLAKAVGPIYGIIFLTGIMRAFYRPANVALGTDLLPKELYANGSTWRVAVFHSGMVLGPALGGLVYAWRGPVTAHFLVMALMTGGLLGMFAVRYAPRMVAPRVGSILQSLGEGLRFVFSRRLLLGAISLDLFAVLFGGAVAVLPVFAKEILQVGPQGLGILRAAPAAGSVLMGITLAHRPPLRRAGRTLLLCVGAFGVAMIAFALSRSFLLSLLALAASGAVDNVSVVLRATLVQTLTPEHMLGRVSSVNQVFIGSSNEIGAFESGLAARLLGLVPSVVFGGCMTLLVVAATAWKVPELRRMDRIQ, encoded by the coding sequence GTGGCTGAGGCCGGCACCCCCCACGACCCCTACGCGGCCCTGAGGGACGGAAGCTACCGCTGGTTCATCGCCTCCATGGGTCTCGTCACCCTGGGGCTTCAGATGCAGGGCGTGGTGGTGGGCTGGCAGGTCTACGACCGCACGGGGGATCCCTTGGCGTTGGGGCTGGTGGGGCTGTCCGAAGCGCTGCCCTTTCTGGCCCTGGCGCTGTTCGGCGGCCACGCGGCGGACCGGATGAACCGCCTGCGCCTCTGCATGGCCTCGACCCTGGGGCTCGCCCTCTGCTCGGCCCTGCTCTGGGGGTTCAGCTGGCAGTTCCAGGTCGGGCCCCTGGCCAAGGCGGTCGGGCCCATCTACGGGATCATCTTCCTCACGGGCATCATGCGGGCCTTCTACCGCCCGGCCAATGTGGCCCTGGGCACGGACCTGCTGCCCAAGGAACTCTATGCGAACGGCTCCACCTGGCGCGTGGCCGTCTTCCACTCGGGCATGGTGCTCGGCCCGGCCCTGGGAGGACTGGTCTATGCCTGGCGCGGCCCGGTGACGGCCCATTTCCTGGTGATGGCGCTGATGACGGGTGGGCTCCTGGGCATGTTCGCCGTCCGCTACGCGCCGCGGATGGTGGCGCCGCGGGTGGGGTCCATCCTCCAGAGCCTGGGCGAGGGCCTGCGTTTCGTGTTCTCGCGGCGTCTGCTGCTGGGGGCCATCAGCCTCGACCTCTTCGCCGTGCTCTTCGGCGGGGCAGTGGCCGTGCTGCCCGTGTTCGCCAAGGAGATCCTCCAGGTGGGACCTCAGGGCCTCGGCATCCTGCGCGCCGCCCCGGCCGCGGGTTCGGTGCTCATGGGCATCACCCTGGCCCACCGGCCGCCCCTGCGCCGGGCGGGGCGGACCCTGCTGCTCTGTGTGGGCGCCTTCGGCGTGGCCATGATCGCCTTCGCGCTGAGCCGGAGCTTCCTCCTGAGCCTGCTGGCGCTGGCCGCCAGCGGGGCTGTGGACAATGTCAGCGTGGTGCTGCGGGCCACCCTGGTCCAGACCCTCACGCCGGAGCACATGCTGGGCCGGGTGTCCTCGGTGAACCAGGTCTTCATCGGCTCCAGCAACGAGATCGGGGCCTTCGAGAGCGGTCTGGCCGCCCGGCTCCTGGGCCTGGTGCCCTCGGTGGTCTTCGGCGGCTGCATGACCCTGCTGGTGGTGGCCGCCACCGCCTGGAAGGTGCCCGAGCTCCGCAGGATGGACCGCATCCAGTAA
- the tpx gene encoding thiol peroxidase produces MAQITLKGTPLHTSGELPKVGSAAPAFTLVRTDLSEVSGKDLTGQRVVLNIFPSLDTPTCAASVRKFNARANEKPNTTILCISADLPFAQKRFCGAEGLDNVVPASTFRSADFGKTYGVTMTDGPLKGLLARAVVVVDGAGKVVHTELVPEIAQEPDYNAALAVL; encoded by the coding sequence ATGGCCCAGATCACCCTCAAAGGCACCCCCCTCCACACCTCCGGCGAGCTGCCGAAGGTGGGGTCCGCGGCTCCGGCCTTCACGCTGGTGCGCACCGATCTCTCTGAAGTCTCCGGCAAGGACCTCACCGGCCAGCGCGTGGTGCTGAACATCTTCCCCAGCCTGGACACGCCCACCTGCGCCGCCAGCGTGCGCAAGTTCAACGCCCGCGCCAACGAGAAGCCCAACACCACCATCCTCTGCATCAGCGCCGACCTGCCCTTCGCCCAGAAGCGCTTCTGCGGTGCCGAGGGCCTGGACAATGTGGTGCCCGCCTCCACCTTCCGCAGCGCCGACTTCGGCAAGACCTACGGCGTCACCATGACGGACGGCCCCCTCAAGGGCCTGCTCGCCCGCGCCGTGGTGGTGGTCGATGGCGCCGGCAAGGTGGTGCATACCGAACTCGTTCCCGAGATCGCGCAGGAACCCGACTACAACGCCGCACTCGCCGTGCTGTAG
- a CDS encoding DUF4136 domain-containing protein yields MRPLRLPAALLSLALLGACSSYQVTYDYDVTASYGRYRTFDYYTSKKGTGGTTSLMDKRVRAAVEKELQAKGFAMETKADPDFLVTYYPIVQERRYRTTTHVGWGWGYRPIYGRIGTSTSQVHHYKEGSIVIEIVDFKSNQMIWQGAAAGALTGLDNPEDADEVVPRAVRDILAKFPPK; encoded by the coding sequence ATGCGCCCCCTCAGACTGCCCGCCGCCCTGCTCTCCCTGGCCCTGCTGGGGGCCTGCAGCAGCTACCAGGTGACCTACGACTACGATGTGACTGCGTCCTATGGGCGCTACCGGACCTTCGATTACTACACCTCCAAGAAGGGTACGGGCGGCACCACCAGCCTCATGGACAAGCGGGTGCGCGCCGCCGTGGAGAAGGAGCTCCAGGCCAAGGGCTTCGCCATGGAGACCAAGGCGGATCCGGACTTCCTCGTGACCTACTACCCCATCGTGCAGGAACGGAGGTACCGCACCACCACCCATGTCGGCTGGGGCTGGGGCTACCGGCCGATCTACGGGCGCATCGGCACCTCCACCAGCCAGGTGCACCACTACAAGGAAGGCAGCATCGTCATCGAGATCGTGGATTTCAAGAGCAACCAGATGATCTGGCAGGGCGCCGCGGCGGGCGCCCTCACGGGCCTGGACAACCCCGAGGATGCCGACGAGGTCGTGCCGAGGGCGGTTCGCGACATCCTCGCCAAGTTCCCGCCGAAGTAA
- a CDS encoding NADH-quinone oxidoreductase subunit N, with amino-acid sequence MSLTPSQWAALLPLILPALGACLIPLMSLDKDQATAKWIRAVMYGTALLAVGASFWYLTDLWQTGAQPSFFQLRMDRLSQFTGIFLLVAAALTILQSWDHFHQEGWVKGESLSLLLFSVVGMMLFASTTHFVALFLGLELFSVPLYALVGTVRARPQSAEGGMKYFITGAVASSCFLMGGVLIYGLSGSLDLTTAAVILKAQGLALDPLVLAGAALLLLGFLFKVSAVPFHQWTPDAYEASPHPIAGFMSVATKGVAFIALLRIFPGSLAPLSAVGVKMQAVVAVLAVATLVVGNLTALVQSNVKRMLAYSSISHAGYLMLGFVAGTPAAHTGVLFYLVIYLAMNLGAFGLLTAFGLVGEHTTFEDLRGLGWKRPAMGFAAAVFMLSLAGIPPLGGFYGKYMIFRELVGTGHVGLAILGVLASLVSAYYYLRFLVALFLQAPSAEAERLASDRPAVHAPLAGATVLVAAGIVLAGGFLQYFLADGFARRALVEGLGLIR; translated from the coding sequence ATGAGCCTCACTCCCAGCCAGTGGGCGGCCCTGCTGCCGCTGATCCTCCCGGCCCTCGGCGCCTGCCTGATCCCCCTCATGTCCCTCGACAAGGATCAGGCCACCGCCAAGTGGATCCGGGCCGTCATGTACGGCACGGCCCTGTTGGCCGTAGGCGCGAGCTTCTGGTACCTGACTGACCTCTGGCAGACCGGCGCCCAGCCCAGTTTCTTCCAGCTCCGCATGGACCGCCTGTCCCAGTTCACCGGCATCTTCCTGCTGGTGGCCGCGGCCCTCACCATCCTCCAGAGCTGGGACCACTTCCACCAGGAAGGCTGGGTGAAGGGGGAGAGCCTCTCCCTGCTGCTCTTCTCCGTGGTGGGCATGATGCTCTTCGCCTCCACGACGCACTTCGTGGCCCTGTTCCTGGGCCTCGAGCTCTTCAGCGTGCCGCTCTACGCCCTGGTGGGCACCGTGCGGGCGCGGCCCCAGAGCGCCGAAGGCGGCATGAAGTACTTCATCACCGGGGCCGTGGCCTCCAGCTGCTTCCTCATGGGCGGCGTGCTGATCTACGGCCTGAGTGGCAGCCTCGATCTGACCACCGCCGCCGTCATCCTCAAGGCCCAGGGACTGGCCCTGGATCCGCTGGTGCTGGCAGGCGCGGCCCTCCTGCTGCTGGGCTTCCTCTTCAAGGTTTCCGCCGTGCCCTTCCATCAGTGGACGCCGGACGCCTATGAGGCTTCGCCCCATCCCATCGCCGGCTTCATGTCCGTGGCCACCAAGGGCGTGGCCTTCATCGCCCTGCTCCGCATCTTCCCCGGCAGCCTGGCACCCCTGAGCGCCGTGGGCGTGAAGATGCAGGCCGTGGTGGCCGTGCTGGCCGTGGCCACCCTGGTGGTGGGCAACCTCACCGCCCTGGTGCAGTCCAATGTGAAGCGCATGCTGGCCTATTCCAGCATCAGCCACGCAGGCTACCTGATGCTCGGCTTCGTGGCCGGCACCCCCGCCGCCCACACGGGCGTGCTGTTCTACCTGGTCATCTACCTGGCCATGAACCTGGGCGCCTTCGGCCTGCTGACGGCCTTCGGCCTGGTGGGCGAGCACACCACCTTCGAGGATCTGCGGGGCCTGGGCTGGAAGCGGCCCGCCATGGGCTTCGCCGCCGCCGTGTTCATGCTGAGCCTGGCGGGCATCCCGCCCCTGGGTGGCTTCTACGGCAAGTACATGATCTTCCGTGAGCTGGTGGGCACGGGCCATGTGGGCCTGGCCATCCTGGGCGTGCTGGCGAGTCTGGTGTCCGCCTATTACTACCTGCGCTTCCTCGTGGCCCTCTTCCTCCAGGCCCCCAGCGCCGAGGCGGAGCGCCTGGCCTCGGATCGCCCGGCCGTGCACGCCCCCCTGGCCGGCGCCACGGTGCTGGTGGCCGCCGGCATCGTCCTTGCTGGCGGCTTTCTCCAGTATTTCCTTGCAGATGGGTTCGCCCGACGCGCCCTGGTCGAGGGGCTCGGCCTGATTCGCTGA
- a CDS encoding NADH-quinone oxidoreductase subunit M yields the protein MTWLNSHPLTFLVFAPTLLGFVLMALPHSLGKLARLLGFLGALGVFILSLAWLLGHGATGAVLVERAPWFTLVNLPVDYSLTVDGLNLWLVILTTFLVPLTMLGTWNSLKDRIGTFAALFLLLETGMLGALMAQDLFFFYLFWEAMLIPMYFMIGVWGGGERRYAANKFFLYTLSGSLLWLVALLYLANKAGGFNPAVMAQAASALPFGVQCWLFVAFAVAFAIKVPLFPLHTWLPDAHVQAPTAGSVILAGVLLKLGGYGFIRFAIPMFPQAAMHYAQPIALLSVVAIVYGALVAMVQRDIKKLVAYSSVSHMGFVMLGLASMTVIGTQGAMLQMLNHGISTGALFLLVGMLYDRAHTRMIADFGGVVTKMPVFTTFFMIVTLSSIGLPLTNGFVGEFWILNGTFLSGFGWGRLYACLATSGVLLGAVYMLWMFMRVFWGPENKDEDSGTHHLHSDLNAREIAVMLPLVVLIVWMGVHPKTFMVASEAPVASLLQDIKAPAPRTFVLRPAVHEAPAPAGAQAHEAPAASESSAAHEVH from the coding sequence ATGACCTGGCTGAACTCCCATCCCCTCACCTTCCTGGTCTTCGCGCCGACCCTGCTGGGGTTCGTGCTGATGGCCCTGCCGCACTCCCTGGGCAAGCTGGCCCGGCTGCTCGGGTTCCTGGGCGCCCTGGGCGTCTTCATCCTGAGCCTCGCCTGGCTGCTGGGCCACGGAGCGACCGGCGCGGTCCTCGTCGAGCGCGCCCCCTGGTTCACCCTCGTGAACCTGCCGGTGGACTACTCCCTGACCGTGGATGGCCTGAACCTCTGGCTCGTCATCCTCACGACCTTCCTCGTGCCCCTCACCATGCTGGGCACCTGGAACAGCCTGAAGGACCGCATCGGCACCTTCGCGGCCCTGTTCCTCCTGCTCGAGACCGGCATGCTGGGCGCCCTGATGGCCCAGGACCTGTTCTTCTTCTACCTCTTCTGGGAGGCCATGCTGATCCCGATGTACTTCATGATCGGGGTCTGGGGCGGCGGTGAGCGCCGCTACGCCGCCAACAAGTTCTTCCTCTACACCCTGAGCGGTTCGCTGCTCTGGCTGGTGGCGCTGCTCTACCTGGCCAACAAGGCCGGCGGCTTCAATCCCGCCGTGATGGCCCAGGCCGCCTCGGCGCTGCCCTTCGGCGTCCAGTGCTGGCTGTTCGTCGCCTTCGCGGTGGCCTTCGCCATCAAGGTGCCCCTCTTCCCGCTCCACACCTGGCTGCCGGACGCCCATGTGCAGGCGCCCACGGCCGGTTCGGTCATCCTCGCTGGCGTGCTGCTGAAGCTGGGCGGATACGGCTTCATCCGCTTCGCCATCCCCATGTTCCCCCAGGCGGCGATGCACTACGCCCAGCCCATCGCCCTCCTCAGCGTCGTCGCCATCGTCTACGGCGCGCTGGTGGCCATGGTGCAGCGCGACATCAAGAAGCTGGTGGCCTACTCCTCCGTGAGCCACATGGGCTTCGTGATGCTGGGCCTCGCGTCCATGACCGTCATCGGCACCCAGGGCGCCATGCTCCAGATGCTCAACCACGGCATCAGCACCGGCGCGCTCTTCCTCCTGGTGGGCATGCTCTACGACCGGGCCCACACGCGCATGATCGCCGACTTCGGCGGCGTGGTGACGAAGATGCCCGTGTTCACCACCTTCTTCATGATCGTCACGCTGAGTTCCATCGGCCTGCCGCTGACCAACGGGTTCGTGGGCGAGTTCTGGATCCTCAACGGCACCTTCCTCTCCGGCTTCGGCTGGGGCCGGCTCTATGCCTGCCTCGCCACCTCGGGCGTGCTGCTGGGCGCGGTCTACATGCTCTGGATGTTCATGCGGGTCTTCTGGGGCCCCGAAAACAAGGACGAGGACAGCGGCACCCACCACCTGCACAGCGACCTGAATGCGCGGGAGATCGCGGTGATGCTGCCCCTGGTGGTGCTTATCGTGTGGATGGGCGTCCATCCGAAGACCTTCATGGTCGCCAGTGAAGCCCCCGTGGCCTCGCTGCTGCAGGACATCAAGGCTCCGGCGCCCCGGACCTTCGTCCTGAGGCCGGCCGTCCATGAAGCGCCGGCGCCCGCCGGGGCCCAAGCCCATGAAGCTCCCGCGGCTTCTGAATCCTCCGCCGCCCACGAGGTGCACTGA
- a CDS encoding efflux RND transporter periplasmic adaptor subunit: protein MKRNTWIVLGIGVAVVAAGAGYALTRPKDEVKWRQAKLDKGNITQRINATGAVSPVVQVAVGTQVSGVISALYVDYNSIVKKGQLIAQIDPTIWETQLKDAEAGMDRAKASMDDARRQYERAKRLAAEKLLADQDLEAKQVAYQTAVASYENAKASLERAKANLGYCNITAPVDGVVISRLADVGQTVAASFSTPNLFQIAQDLSKMKVQVSIGESDIDEVKVGQRAFFTVDSLPDRQFGATVSLVRQEPITTQNVVNYVVEMIVPNEPLPGSGEEAQGSAQAAGGHARGAESAVAPAAGQGAPDPEKAWERMKDRLPAGTTKADFLKRFKERQAGQGRTDQVRPTAATAQAPVGDPKALARIPGGASQLGGPKFTGTLALRSGMTANVTIVTNQRKDVLRVPNSALRFNPSAFIKDEKKADGPRLGQPMTMGGGPRPGAQSTTGSKGGLVARREDRIWVLENGKPKALVVKAGITDGQFTEVTGEGLQEGLQILVGVENTKQANGAAATPGGQGGRR from the coding sequence ATGAAGCGGAACACCTGGATCGTTCTTGGCATTGGCGTCGCGGTGGTGGCGGCGGGAGCCGGCTACGCCCTCACGCGGCCCAAGGATGAAGTGAAGTGGCGTCAGGCCAAGCTGGACAAGGGCAACATCACCCAGCGGATCAATGCCACGGGCGCGGTGAGCCCGGTGGTGCAGGTGGCCGTGGGCACCCAGGTGTCCGGGGTGATCTCGGCCCTCTATGTGGACTACAACAGCATCGTGAAGAAAGGCCAGCTCATCGCCCAGATCGATCCGACCATCTGGGAGACCCAGCTGAAGGACGCCGAAGCCGGCATGGACCGGGCCAAGGCGAGCATGGATGACGCCCGGCGCCAGTACGAGCGCGCCAAGCGCCTGGCGGCGGAAAAGCTGCTGGCGGACCAGGATCTCGAGGCCAAGCAGGTGGCCTACCAGACTGCCGTGGCCAGCTACGAGAACGCCAAGGCCTCCCTGGAGCGCGCCAAGGCCAACCTCGGCTACTGCAACATCACGGCTCCGGTGGATGGCGTCGTCATCTCCCGGCTCGCGGATGTGGGCCAGACCGTGGCCGCCAGCTTCAGCACGCCCAACCTCTTCCAGATCGCCCAGGACCTGTCGAAGATGAAGGTCCAGGTCTCCATCGGCGAATCGGACATCGACGAAGTGAAGGTGGGGCAGCGCGCCTTCTTCACGGTGGACAGCCTGCCCGACCGCCAGTTCGGCGCCACCGTGAGCCTGGTCCGGCAGGAGCCGATCACGACCCAGAATGTCGTGAACTATGTCGTGGAGATGATCGTTCCCAACGAGCCTCTTCCCGGCTCCGGCGAAGAGGCCCAGGGCTCTGCCCAGGCCGCCGGCGGCCATGCCCGTGGCGCGGAATCCGCCGTGGCACCTGCCGCGGGGCAGGGTGCCCCCGACCCCGAAAAGGCCTGGGAGCGCATGAAGGACCGCCTGCCGGCGGGTACCACCAAGGCGGACTTCCTGAAGCGGTTCAAGGAGCGCCAGGCGGGGCAGGGCAGAACCGACCAGGTGCGTCCCACGGCTGCCACGGCCCAGGCTCCTGTGGGCGATCCGAAGGCCCTGGCCCGGATCCCCGGCGGCGCCAGCCAGCTCGGCGGCCCGAAGTTCACCGGCACCCTGGCCCTGCGCTCGGGCATGACGGCCAATGTCACCATCGTCACCAACCAGCGCAAGGATGTGCTGCGGGTGCCGAACTCCGCCCTGCGGTTCAACCCGTCGGCCTTCATCAAGGATGAGAAGAAGGCCGATGGTCCGCGCCTGGGCCAGCCCATGACGATGGGCGGTGGTCCCCGGCCCGGTGCCCAGAGCACCACCGGCAGCAAGGGCGGCCTGGTGGCCCGGCGGGAGGACCGCATCTGGGTGCTGGAGAACGGCAAGCCCAAGGCCCTGGTGGTGAAGGCCGGCATCACCGACGGCCAGTTTACCGAAGTGACCGGCGAGGGCCTCCAGGAGGGCCTGCAGATCCTGGTGGGTGTCGAAAACACCAAGCAGGCCAACGGCGCGGCGGCCACGCCGGGCGGCCAGGGCGGACGGCGCTAG